The stretch of DNA AATAGCAGCAGACACCGCTCCGCGGCGCATCGGTCGATCGGTCATGCCTCACGGTGTCTCTGGTGCCGCGTCCAGCACCTCTCGCACTTTTCGCGTCAACGCGGCCGCCGTATAGGGCTTGCTGATGAAGTGGACACCTTCGTCGAGCACCCCATGGTGCACGATGGCGTCGTCGGTGTAGCCCGACGTGTAGAGGATCTTTATCGCGCGATGGCTGGCCCCAATCCGGTCGACGAGTTCTCGTCCGCTCATGCCTGGCATGACCACGTCGGTGAGAACCAGATCGACGGGTGCGTCGTCGCGCTCGAGGAGCCGCAGGGCTTCCTGGCCGGTTCCGGCGAGGAGCACCTTGTAGCCGGCCTTGCCGAGCACACGCTGGACGATCTGGCGAATCCCGCCGTCGTCGTCGACGACGAGAATGGTCTCCGTCCCGCCGACGCCCGGCGCGGAACGCGCGATTGCGCCCGCCCGGGGCGTGCCCGAGGCCTTGGGCAGGTAAATCTTGATCGTCGTGCCTTGTCCGGGCTCGCTATAGACCCAGATGTCCCCGCCGCTCTGCTTGACGATCCCGTAGGAGGTAGACATGCCGAGGCCGGTGCCTTTGCCAGGCCCCTTGGTCGTGAAGAACGGCTCGAAAATCCGTTTCCGTGTGGCATCGTCCATGCCGATGCCCGTGTCGCTGATCGCCAGCAGAACATGTGAGCCGGGCCGAACGCCAGTGTGGGTGCGCGCGTACGACTCGTCGAGCACGACGTTGGCGGTCTCGATGGTCAGCGTGCCGCCCCTGGGCATCGCGTCACGGCTGTTGATGGCGAGATTCATGACCACCTGCTCGATTTGCCCGGGGTCTGCGTTGACGCTCGCCAGGTCCGCGTCCTGGCGTACGAGCAGCGTGACGTGCTCTCCGAGGACACGCCGCAGCATGGCCTCGGCGTCCGCCACCACCGTGTTCAGGTTGACGATGGCCGGCTGGACGATCTGCTTTCGGCTGAAGGCCAGCAATTGCCGCGTCAAGGCGGCGGCCTTGGCGCCGGCGTCGCGAATCGTGGCCAGGTCCTCGCGCAAGGGGTCGCCTTCCGCCAGGTTCTCCGCCGCGAACTCCGTGGTCCCATTGATGACCGTCAGCAGGTTGTTGAAGTCGTGGGCGATGCCGCCGGCGAGCTGCCCGACGCTCTCCATCTTTTGCGACTGGAGAAACTGGGCTTCGAGATCCTTGCGCTCGGTGATATCGCGGGCCACGCCGCTGAGGCGGATGATGTCGCCCCGCTCGTCGCGTATCGGCGCGCCGCTGTCCAATACCCAATGGGCAGACCCATCGGGCCGCACGATCTGGTATTCCTCCTCGAAACGCGGTGCTTGGCCGCGAGCACAGGCCTCGAACGCGGCCTGCACCCGCGACCGGTCCTCGGGATGGATGGCTGCCGCCCATGTGCCCGCGTCCGCATAGAAGCGGTCGGCAGGCAGTCCCCACACCTTCTCCACGGCCGGGCTGACGTAGAGAGTACGCTCCGGATTCAGCGAGATGAACCAGACGACTTCGCTACTGTGCTGGGCGAGTTGGCGGAAGCGCTCCTCGCTCTCGCGCAAGGCGCCCGTGCGCTCCGTGACGAGGCGCTCCAGGTTGTCATTCAGATCGCGAATGTCCTTCTCGATTTGTTTCCGCTCGCTGATGTCGACGGCGGACGGAATCAGCCGGATGATCTGGCCCTCGTGGTCGCGGATTGGGGCGAGCATGAAATCGATGGTGAGGTGGGCCCCGCCGGCGGCGCGTACTTCCACATCGTGGCGCACCGCCTCGCCGCGCAGCGCCCGTTCGATGTCCACGCGAATCTCGGCCTGCACCGCCGGGGAATGGGAGAACCACCACGCCTGGTCGAGCCGCTGCCCGACCATATCCTCGCGGCGTACGCCGCCGACATCGAGGGCGCTCTGGTTGATGTCCACCAGGACGCCGTCTGGGGTCATCTCGCCGACGAAGGCGGCCATGTTGTCGACGACGCGTCGGAGGCGCTGCTCGCTCTCGCGGAGGGCCCGCTCCGCCTGCTCTCGCTCCAGGATCTGGTGCAGGAGCTGACGATTGGCCTCCGCCAACGATGAGTTGATGTCGCGCAGTTTCACCTGTGCCTGGCTCAGTTCGTTGTTCCGCTGGATGGCGGCGTCGTAGGTGGAGAGCAGCAGGTTGAGGATCTGCAGGCGATCGGCGGTGATCAGGTGGCGCTGGCCGTTGAAGAAAATCTCGACCGCGAGGCCGCCCGGTTCCGCCTTTCGCATCTCGCGATTCATCAGCACGAACTGCACACGGCTCACCAGGTACCGCTCGTCGTAGGGCTTGAGGATGAAATTGTCCGCGCGGCATTCCAGCCCGCGGATGACGTCCGCCGGATCCGACAACCTGGTCACGAGGATGACCGGGACGTCACTGAGGCCGGGGTCGGCCTTGATCTCGCGACAGAGCTCATACCCGTCCATCTCTGGCATGACGACGTCGCTGATCACTACGGCGGGTCGGTGTTGCCGCGCCGACTCGAGCGCCAGCCGGCCGTTGGCAGCGTGCGCCACGCGGTATCCGCGCTGCTCGAGGATGTGTTGGAGTTGCTGGGCCTGGGTGGGACTGTCCTCCACGATCAGGATATCGACGGTCCCGTTTGGCGCTAGTGGCTCGCTGCTCACAACTCACGCTCCGCGCTGTTCTTGCGGACGATAGACACCAGTCCATCCGCGATCTTATCGGCCGGCAGTACATGACTGGCGCCGCCAAGCCTGATCGCTTCGCCGGGCATGCCGTGCACGACGGAGCTGCCGTGGTCCTGCGCAATGGTGATGGCGCCACCGTCCCGCATCGATTTCAGTTCCGCCGCCCCGTCCTTGCCCATGCCCGTGAGCAGGACGCCCACCGATCGCAGGCCGCAGACCTCGGCCAGCGATCGGAACAGGTACGAGACGGCCGGCCGCAGGCCATTCTCCGGGCCCTCTTTGGTCAAGACAATGCGGCCGCCCGCACTGAGACCCATCTGGAAATCATCGGGCGCGAGATACACATGGCCCGCCAGCGGCTGGGTCCCATACGACGCAATGTGCACCTGAAACCCGGTGGTGTGACCCAACCACTCGGCCAACCCTGGCAGAAAGCCGTGCGCGATGTGTTGCACCACCAGGATCGGCGCGGGGAAGTCCTTGGGCAGGCCAGCGAGGACGGTCTGCAATACCGGCGGCCCGCCCGTGGACGCGCCGATGCCGACCACCGTGATCTCGGCTCGCGCGGGCCTCTCTCCACCCGGGCGCGGCACAGGCGGTGTCGGGGCGAGCGGCCGCGGCCAGCGCCGGACGACCTTGACCTCAGACATCAGCTTCACTGTCTGCAGAAGCATCGCGACCCGCTCCTCGAACTGGGGATGCTCCGGACCGGTCGGCTTGGCGATGCACGCCACGGCCCCGGCCTCCATCATCTTGAACGTCGTGGCCACCTCTTGAGGATTCGAGGTGGCGGAGCAGATGACGATGGGCACCGGATAGGTTTCCATCAGGCGCCGCGTCGTCTCGAAGCCATCCAGGCCCGGCATATGGATGTCCATCACGACCACATCGGGCTTCTGCTTCGACACGAAGTCGAGTGCGGCCTGACCGTCGTCGACCGTGCCAATGACCCGGATCTGGGGGTCCGATTCCAGAAGGTG from Vicinamibacterales bacterium encodes:
- a CDS encoding response regulator, producing the protein MEDSPTQAQQLQHILEQRGYRVAHAANGRLALESARQHRPAVVISDVVMPEMDGYELCREIKADPGLSDVPVILVTRLSDPADVIRGLECRADNFILKPYDERYLVSRVQFVLMNREMRKAEPGGLAVEIFFNGQRHLITADRLQILNLLLSTYDAAIQRNNELSQAQVKLRDINSSLAEANRQLLHQILEREQAERALRESEQRLRRVVDNMAAFVGEMTPDGVLVDINQSALDVGGVRREDMVGQRLDQAWWFSHSPAVQAEIRVDIERALRGEAVRHDVEVRAAGGAHLTIDFMLAPIRDHEGQIIRLIPSAVDISERKQIEKDIRDLNDNLERLVTERTGALRESEERFRQLAQHSSEVVWFISLNPERTLYVSPAVEKVWGLPADRFYADAGTWAAAIHPEDRSRVQAAFEACARGQAPRFEEEYQIVRPDGSAHWVLDSGAPIRDERGDIIRLSGVARDITERKDLEAQFLQSQKMESVGQLAGGIAHDFNNLLTVINGTTEFAAENLAEGDPLREDLATIRDAGAKAAALTRQLLAFSRKQIVQPAIVNLNTVVADAEAMLRRVLGEHVTLLVRQDADLASVNADPGQIEQVVMNLAINSRDAMPRGGTLTIETANVVLDESYARTHTGVRPGSHVLLAISDTGIGMDDATRKRIFEPFFTTKGPGKGTGLGMSTSYGIVKQSGGDIWVYSEPGQGTTIKIYLPKASGTPRAGAIARSAPGVGGTETILVVDDDGGIRQIVQRVLGKAGYKVLLAGTGQEALRLLERDDAPVDLVLTDVVMPGMSGRELVDRIGASHRAIKILYTSGYTDDAIVHHGVLDEGVHFISKPYTAAALTRKVREVLDAAPETP
- the cheB gene encoding chemotaxis-specific protein-glutamate methyltransferase CheB, which produces MGLPPSRHGSHGAITVLVVDDSKVLRMLLLHLLESDPQIRVIGTVDDGQAALDFVSKQKPDVVVMDIHMPGLDGFETTRRLMETYPVPIVICSATSNPQEVATTFKMMEAGAVACIAKPTGPEHPQFEERVAMLLQTVKLMSEVKVVRRWPRPLAPTPPVPRPGGERPARAEITVVGIGASTGGPPVLQTVLAGLPKDFPAPILVVQHIAHGFLPGLAEWLGHTTGFQVHIASYGTQPLAGHVYLAPDDFQMGLSAGGRIVLTKEGPENGLRPAVSYLFRSLAEVCGLRSVGVLLTGMGKDGAAELKSMRDGGAITIAQDHGSSVVHGMPGEAIRLGGASHVLPADKIADGLVSIVRKNSAEREL